Proteins encoded by one window of Anopheles maculipalpis chromosome 2RL, idAnoMacuDA_375_x, whole genome shotgun sequence:
- the LOC126557145 gene encoding cationic amino acid transporter 2, with product MKFSIPMPGGGTGLALFSKLIRTKDLRKLQEEDPNSTKPKLTKCLTTLDLTSLGVGSCCGTGMYLVAGMVARNIAGPGVVLSFFIAAVASIFSGACYAEFGVRVPHTSGSAYMYSYVSVGEFVAFVIGWNMILEYLIGTSACACALSASFDSLSGGFIGRSIAASVGTIFGRPPDFIAFGITLVMTFILALGASKSVLFNNVLNTVNLASWVFILTAGLFYVDTNTWTEHEGFLPFGWSGVFTGAATCFYAFIGFDIIATTGEEAHNPQKSIPKAIVGSLVIVLIVYVTSSFILTLVVPYDHIDTGSALVQMWTYVGAPKCRALVAIGATAGLSVAMFGSMFPMPRVIYAMAQDGLVFRQLSQLWAKTGVPGIATIGSGIAASLVALTVQLEVLVEMMSIGTLLAYTLVSTCVLILRYQPHSTSLVDLLPAQLRTPQPPSTPDPTTQQRVVKANVMVKKIMRGSPDSDDSYGEDSPEEYMGRDDQFLVSDRTENKFYGAVHGASQGGDDTFTIWGCDYIGRKIQQYAYLCPGFFPWIRPGPATHESGMYVTKLVGLMYVCIFLLDLFMAIGLMGTFFSLAYTVLVLSIIWILLVISRQPQNRYALSFLTPGLPFIPTIAITVNIYLIFKLSILTLVRFTVWMTLGLIMYFYYGITHSSLENPSEEFELTVDNNGSAAPGLKLDVPSATKTKPSKRQHAEPVWDRHGYENRMATNDEGEYQWSTTNQQPNNTNPYNWNSNDTWGDRTIYDPPPQSTNIFQPPPSSTVPATSARPTSEVKKDGFGMFYNESASYPTWDD from the exons ATGAAGTTTTCCATTCCCATGCCTGGTGGTGGTACCGGGTTGGCCCtcttctccaaacttattcgCACGAAAGATCTGCGCAAGCTGCAAGAGGAGGATCCCAACAGTACAAAGCCCAAGCTAACC AAATGTCTAACCACACTCGATCTGACCTCGCTGGGTGTGGGCTCTTGTTGTGGTACCGGCATGTACCTGGTGGCCGGTATGGTTGCGCGAAACATCGCCGGACCGGGAGTAGTGCTTAGTTTTTTCATAGCAGCCGTAGCTAGTATATTTTCAG GCGCCTGCTATGCTGAGTTCGGTGTACGAGTGCCACACACGTCCGGATCCGCGTACATGTATTCTTATGTTTCCGTGGGAGAGTTCGTAGCGTTTGTTATAGGATGGAATATGATATTAGAATATCTAATTG GTACGAGCGCGTGTGCCTGCGCCCTTAGTGCTAGCTTCGATTCGCTATCGGGCGGCTTCATAGGTAGAAGCATAGCAGCATCAGTGGGGACCATATTCG GGCGGCCACCGGATTTCATCGCATTCGGCATTACGCTCGTAATGACTTTCATACTGGCGCTCGGTGCTAGCAAGTCGGTGCTCTTCAACAACGTACTCAACACGGTGAATCTTGCATCGTGGGTATTTATACTAACCGCAGGCTTGTTTTACGTCGACACCAACACCTGGACCGAGCACGAAGGTTTTCTGCCGTTTGGCTGGAGCGGG GTATTTACTGGAGCGGCCACCTGCTTCTATGCCTTCATCGGGTTCGATATCATAGCGACGACCGGTGAGGAGGCTCACAATCCACAGAAAAGCATCCCAAAAGCAATCGTAGGTTCGCTAGTGATTGTCCTGATTGTGTACGTTACTAGCAGCTTCATTCTTACGTTAGTTG TTCCTTACGATCACATCGATACCGGGTCTGCGTTGGTACAAATGTGGACCTACGTTGGAGCGCCCAAGTGTCGAGCGTTGGTCGCAATCGGTGCCACGGCTGGACTCAGCGTTGCCATGTTTGGTTCCATGTTTCCAATGCCGCGTGTAATTTACGCCATGGCCCAAGATGGTTTGGTGTTCCGGCAGCTTTCGCAGCTTTGGGCAAAAACGGGAGTTCCTGGAATAGCGACAATCGGCAGTGGCATAGCGGCATCTCTAGTGGCCCTTACCGTGCAGCTCGAAGTTCTGGTTGAAATGATGTCGATTGGAACGTTACTAGCGTACACACTCGTATCGACCTGTGTCTTGATCCTGCGCTATCAACCCCATAGTACCTCGCTGGTTGATCTACTGCCTGCGCAGCTTCGTACACCACAGCCACCGAGTACTCCGGACCCTACCACCCAGCAGCGTGTGGTCAAAGCGAACGTTATGGTAAAGAAAATTATGCGAGGGTCACCCGACTCGGACGATAGTTATGGTGAGGATAGCCCCGAAGAGTATATGGGTCGTGACGATCAGTTCCTGGTGTCGGATCGTACGGAGAACAAATTTTACG GTGCAGTACACGGAGCATCACAAGGCGGTGATGATACCTTCACGATATGGGGATGCGATTATATTGGACGCAAGATTCAGCAATATGCCTACCTTTGTCCTGGGTTTTTCCCCTGGATTAGACCCGGCCCAGCCACTCACGAATCAG GAATGTACGTAACGAAGCTTGTGGGGCTAATGTATGTGTGCATATTTCTGCTAGACCTCTTTATGGCGATTGGTCTGATGGGGACGTTCTTTTCGCTGGCGTACACCGTACTGGTGCTGAGCATTATTTGGATTCTGCTCGTTATCTCACGACAGCCTCAGAACCG ATATGCATTATCGTTCCTCACGCCTGGACTTCCATTCATTCCCACGATCGCAATCACGGTAAACATTTACCTAATATTCAAGCTCAGTATTCTCACACTGGTACGCTTTACCGTGTGgatgacgctcggattaatcaTGTACTTCTACTACGGCATCACGCACAGCTCGCTAGAGAATCCGAGCGAGGAGTTTGAACTAACCGTCGATAATAATGGTTCGGCCGCTCCCGGTCTCAAACTAGATGTTCCTTCCGCTACCAAGACAAAGCCTAGCAAACGTCAGCACGCCGAACCGGTGTGGGATCGCCACGGTTACGAGAACCGTATGGCCACGAATGACGAAGGCGAGTATCAGTGGTCCACAACGAACCAGCAGCCTAACAACACCAATCCATACAACTGGAACTCCAACGATACGTGGGGTGATCGGACCATCTACGATCCTCCACCACAATCAACGAACATTTTCCAACCTCCGCCATCATCCACGGTTCCCGCGACATCTGCCCGACCGACGTCTGAGGTTAAAAAGGATGGCTTCGGTATGTTCTACAACGAGTCCGCGAGCTACCCAACCTGGGACGACTAA